The Gemmatimonadaceae bacterium genome has a window encoding:
- a CDS encoding serine/threonine-protein kinase — protein MTGPSSSPPRATGDGAVGLDLTSGRLLSMYTRTQELPPHLREWQLPPGWAWGSEGLHTQHRHYQEVVDALGRSLSLVTAPNDSHAAWLEAEARSLAHRNHPAIPTTYHYWSTFAVNRRGPGYLRRWIAGETIAARMVRMGPDDVPGALRVLREIGSGLSYLHDLGAAHGCMSPETVFASPMGRLWMMGWQWAMPSAEIPTGVFPDFRFMPVPHEWTVGPWCPTPASDQWQLAATCFAALTGENPPPDEVPPIQLMRPDCPRALAGIIDRALNQDPEKRFASIAALLRSIDRLIGVRTMVALAGEESEVSRANESPETRLRWALADDYEVLAALGSGSFGSVWRVRDLTLGREVALKLLHPRVARDERIVGRFRREAKLAAQLAHPAIVPIFDWDSRGDVAWYTMELAEGGSIADLVARSGPRTLNEIAPQIDFILNGLSAAHAIGIVHRDLKPENVLIDRYGRWRLADFGIANATGEETAGASGTPAFAPPEQLLGEEQDAAADCFSLAAIVAYALTGTPPFGERDSASILARELRGDVDLSTHPTELADWLRRGLAASANERFQDAASMQVAWRDAVSAVLEQDRQVPWWRRWFAGDTAEGGVAWTGDQFLSK, from the coding sequence GTGACCGGGCCTTCCTCGAGCCCCCCCCGAGCGACAGGCGACGGTGCGGTCGGACTCGACCTCACGAGCGGCCGGCTCCTGTCCATGTACACGCGGACGCAGGAGCTGCCGCCGCATTTGCGCGAGTGGCAGCTGCCACCGGGTTGGGCGTGGGGATCCGAGGGTCTCCACACGCAGCATCGACACTATCAGGAAGTCGTCGACGCGCTGGGCCGGTCGCTCTCGTTGGTGACCGCGCCAAACGATTCGCACGCCGCATGGCTCGAGGCGGAGGCGCGGTCTCTCGCGCATCGAAACCACCCCGCGATCCCGACAACCTATCACTATTGGTCGACCTTCGCGGTGAATCGCCGAGGCCCGGGCTATCTGCGCCGCTGGATCGCCGGTGAAACGATCGCCGCGCGGATGGTTCGCATGGGACCGGACGACGTCCCGGGCGCGCTTCGCGTGCTGCGCGAGATCGGCTCGGGTCTCAGCTATCTCCACGATCTCGGCGCCGCCCACGGCTGCATGTCACCGGAGACCGTCTTCGCGTCCCCGATGGGACGTCTCTGGATGATGGGCTGGCAGTGGGCGATGCCGAGCGCGGAGATCCCTACGGGAGTCTTCCCCGACTTCCGTTTCATGCCGGTGCCGCACGAGTGGACCGTTGGCCCGTGGTGCCCGACTCCGGCGAGCGACCAGTGGCAGCTCGCGGCGACGTGCTTCGCCGCGCTGACCGGTGAGAATCCGCCGCCGGACGAAGTGCCGCCGATCCAACTCATGCGGCCTGACTGTCCGCGTGCACTCGCCGGCATCATCGATCGCGCGCTGAACCAGGATCCCGAGAAGCGATTCGCGTCGATCGCCGCGCTGCTACGCTCGATCGACCGGCTCATCGGCGTGCGCACGATGGTCGCGCTGGCGGGCGAGGAATCCGAGGTGTCTCGCGCCAATGAATCGCCGGAAACGCGGCTCCGCTGGGCGCTCGCCGACGATTATGAGGTGCTCGCCGCGCTCGGATCCGGCTCGTTCGGCTCTGTATGGCGCGTGCGCGACCTCACGCTCGGCCGCGAAGTCGCGCTCAAGCTGCTCCATCCTCGCGTCGCGCGCGACGAGCGCATCGTCGGACGCTTTCGCCGAGAAGCGAAGCTCGCGGCGCAGCTCGCGCATCCGGCGATCGTTCCGATCTTCGACTGGGACAGCCGCGGCGACGTCGCGTGGTACACGATGGAACTCGCCGAAGGCGGCTCGATCGCGGACCTGGTCGCGCGATCGGGACCACGCACGCTCAACGAGATCGCGCCGCAGATCGACTTCATCCTCAACGGCCTGTCCGCGGCGCACGCGATCGGGATCGTCCATCGTGACTTGAAGCCGGAAAACGTTCTCATAGATCGCTACGGCCGCTGGCGGCTCGCCGACTTCGGTATCGCCAACGCCACAGGCGAAGAAACGGCCGGCGCCTCGGGCACGCCCGCGTTCGCGCCGCCCGAGCAACTGCTCGGCGAAGAACAGGACGCCGCGGCCGACTGCTTCTCGCTCGCCGCGATCGTCGCCTACGCGCTGACCGGGACTCCGCCATTCGGTGAGCGCGACAGCGCGTCAATCTTGGCGCGGGAGTTGCGCGGCGACGTAGACCTGTCGACGCATCCCACGGAGCTCGCCGACTGGCTGCGCCGCGGACTCGCGGCGTCGGCGAACGAACGGTTTCAGGACGCGGCGTCGATGCAGGTCGCTTGGCGCGACGCCGTGAGCGCGGTGCTCGAGCAGGACCGACAGGTCCCATGGTGGAGGCGCTGGTTCGCCGGCGACACCGCCGAGGGCGGCGTCGCGTGGACGGGAGACCAGTTTCTCTCCAAATAA
- a CDS encoding NAD-dependent succinate-semialdehyde dehydrogenase — MAITSTDPTTGEQLREFSPLTSAAIEEKLACARRAAQGWRSAPLDERTAVLRRAAELLDARRDDYGKLMTREMGKTFGAAKDEAAKCATSLRYYADHAAQFLADAPVAADGERSYVAFQPLGVVLAVMPWNFPFWQVIRFAAPALAAGNVGLLKHASNVPQCALALEQLFADAGAPAGVFQTLLIESGQVEAVIGDDRIAAVTLTGSEGAGSSVAAVAGKHIKKTVLELGGSDPFIVMESADLDAATQTAVTARTINNGQSCIAAKRFIVAQRIVEDFTTRFAERIRALVVGDPMDARTNVGPLATEKIRDDLHSQVTRATKEGASLLVGGTPRAGKGFFYEPTVMRDDTRRTAVFREETFGPLAVITSVRDTSDAIAAANDSRFGLGAAAWTRDEEQIQRFARELEAGSVFVNGMVASDARFPFGGVKKSGYGRELSAFGMHEFVNVKTVRIRGASAARSGSTTE; from the coding sequence ATGGCGATAACGAGCACCGACCCGACCACGGGTGAGCAGCTGCGGGAATTCTCGCCGTTGACGTCGGCGGCGATCGAAGAAAAACTGGCGTGTGCCCGCCGCGCCGCGCAGGGGTGGCGATCCGCGCCGCTCGACGAGCGCACCGCCGTGCTTCGCCGCGCCGCCGAGCTCCTCGACGCGCGTCGCGATGATTACGGAAAGCTGATGACCCGCGAGATGGGCAAGACCTTCGGCGCGGCGAAAGACGAAGCCGCCAAGTGCGCGACGAGTCTTCGCTACTACGCCGACCACGCCGCCCAATTTCTCGCCGACGCACCCGTGGCCGCCGACGGCGAACGCAGTTACGTCGCGTTTCAGCCGCTCGGCGTCGTGCTTGCCGTCATGCCGTGGAATTTCCCGTTCTGGCAGGTCATCCGATTCGCGGCGCCGGCGCTCGCGGCGGGCAACGTCGGACTCCTCAAGCACGCGTCAAACGTTCCGCAGTGTGCTCTGGCGCTCGAGCAGCTCTTCGCCGACGCCGGCGCGCCGGCCGGCGTCTTTCAAACTCTGCTCATCGAATCGGGCCAGGTCGAAGCAGTGATCGGCGACGACCGCATCGCCGCCGTAACGCTCACCGGGAGCGAAGGCGCGGGCAGCAGCGTCGCGGCAGTCGCGGGCAAGCACATCAAGAAGACCGTCCTCGAGCTGGGCGGCAGCGATCCGTTCATCGTGATGGAAAGCGCCGACCTCGACGCGGCGACGCAGACCGCCGTTACGGCGAGAACGATCAACAACGGGCAGTCGTGCATCGCGGCCAAACGGTTCATCGTCGCGCAGCGAATCGTCGAAGACTTCACGACGCGGTTCGCCGAGCGCATACGTGCGCTCGTCGTCGGCGACCCAATGGACGCGCGCACGAACGTCGGTCCACTCGCGACCGAGAAGATCCGCGACGACCTCCACTCGCAAGTGACTCGCGCGACCAAGGAAGGCGCGTCGCTTCTCGTCGGCGGCACGCCGCGCGCCGGCAAGGGCTTCTTCTACGAGCCGACCGTCATGCGCGACGACACGCGACGCACCGCCGTGTTCCGCGAAGAGACCTTCGGCCCGCTCGCCGTCATCACCAGCGTGCGCGACACGAGCGACGCCATCGCCGCGGCGAACGATTCGCGGTTCGGGCTCGGCGCCGCGGCCTGGACGCGCGACGAAGAACAAATCCAGCGGTTCGCGCGCGAGCTGGAGGCGGGAAGCGTGTTCGTGAACGGGATGGTCGCGTCGGACGCGCGCTTCCCGTTCGGCGGCGTGAAGAAATCGGGCTATGGCCGTGAGCTCTCGGCCTTCGGGATGCACGAGTTCGTGAACGTGAAAACCGTTCGCATCCGCGGCGCGAGCGCCGCGCGCTCCGGCAGCACTACGGAGTAG